Proteins encoded together in one Bifidobacterium sp. ESL0745 window:
- a CDS encoding DUF4411 family protein, with amino-acid sequence MTFTIDSNILIFLQRNQPPDVFPTIWKWLATQLHHGELCVCPNVLEELNRQDSREDKRLVHFITEHSSCASNTQRTLSEFATVAEIGNAYKDWVRDTKNEADPWVIAHAKEHGGGIITLEKMTIKPSPSNPRIPFVARTLYGIQSLDLFDYLRLVHKHF; translated from the coding sequence AATCGACTCCAATATTCTCATTTTTCTGCAACGCAATCAACCACCTGACGTGTTCCCGACGATCTGGAAGTGGCTTGCCACGCAGTTGCATCACGGGGAACTATGTGTGTGTCCGAATGTGTTGGAGGAGTTGAATCGGCAAGACAGCAGAGAAGATAAGCGACTCGTCCATTTCATTACGGAGCATTCATCGTGCGCCAGCAATACACAACGGACTTTAAGCGAATTCGCAACTGTCGCTGAAATTGGTAATGCTTATAAAGACTGGGTCAGGGATACCAAAAACGAAGCCGATCCATGGGTTATTGCACATGCGAAGGAGCATGGTGGCGGCATCATCACTCTAGAGAAAATGACCATTAAACCATCACCTTCAAATCCGCGAATACCATTTGTGGCTCGTACTTTATATGGGATTCAGTCGCTCGATCTTTTCGATTATCTGCGTCTTGTACACAAACATTTCTGA
- a CDS encoding class C sortase — translation MKRKKKIEERALHEASFNDVLKPVKKRGQYAYRIFIELVHDFFVILTVVLIMWVPVHWVVNARQETLAAIQAERDVLKWPRGDVAKQLHAAQDYNAKIAASGQTTLGEVKDPFNYKSDEDTESQKDETYQSVLKSSTGVMGTIRIPKVSIHLPIYHGTSQAVLSIGSGHLYGTSLPVGGKSTNSVLTGHRGLPNALLFTRLDELNKGDIIYINTLNHTIGYRVTDINVVSPSDVHLYKVVPGKDLLTLMTCTPYGVNTERLVITAERGNIPQNIPPLVDAAADAQLYGLLAALIVLILGFLLAMRKNYRELVPPPWHYDGTPIPKTLLRPRFVDKRGLPPMGIISHRRPPSHRKKKP, via the coding sequence ATGAAGCGTAAGAAAAAGATTGAGGAACGTGCGCTGCATGAGGCGTCGTTCAATGACGTCCTCAAGCCGGTGAAAAAGCGGGGACAATATGCTTACCGCATCTTCATTGAACTCGTGCATGATTTCTTTGTCATCCTTACCGTGGTCCTCATCATGTGGGTGCCGGTCCATTGGGTCGTCAATGCCAGGCAGGAAACGCTTGCCGCTATCCAGGCCGAACGGGACGTGTTGAAATGGCCGCGGGGCGACGTAGCCAAGCAACTGCATGCCGCGCAGGACTACAACGCGAAAATCGCCGCTTCCGGCCAGACCACGTTAGGTGAGGTCAAGGATCCGTTCAACTACAAATCCGATGAAGACACCGAATCGCAAAAGGACGAGACCTACCAGTCAGTGCTGAAAAGCTCGACAGGCGTTATGGGAACCATCCGTATTCCCAAGGTGTCGATTCATCTGCCGATCTATCACGGCACCTCGCAAGCGGTGCTAAGCATCGGCTCTGGCCACCTTTACGGCACCAGTCTGCCGGTGGGTGGCAAGTCGACCAATTCCGTGCTCACAGGCCACCGAGGCCTTCCCAATGCCCTGCTGTTCACCCGGCTCGATGAACTCAACAAGGGTGACATCATCTATATCAACACATTGAACCACACCATAGGTTACCGTGTCACTGACATCAACGTGGTTAGTCCGAGCGATGTCCATCTCTACAAGGTGGTGCCTGGCAAGGATCTGCTTACCCTGATGACCTGCACGCCGTATGGCGTCAACACCGAGCGGCTCGTCATCACCGCCGAGCGCGGCAACATTCCGCAGAACATCCCGCCGCTGGTCGATGCCGCTGCCGACGCGCAGCTGTATGGTCTGCTTGCGGCGCTGATAGTGCTTATTCTCGGCTTCCTGCTTGCCATGCGCAAGAACTACCGTGAGCTGGTGCCGCCGCCGTGGCACTATGACGGCACCCCGATTCCGAAGACGTTGCTGCGCCCGCGCTTCGTTGACAAGCGCGGCCTGCCCCCGATGGGCATCATCTCTCATCGTCGTCCGCCAAGCCACCGAAAGAAGAAGCCATAA